One window of Sinorhizobium fredii NGR234 genomic DNA carries:
- a CDS encoding Lrp/AsnC family transcriptional regulator: protein MVLRVDLDAIDMKILRELQGNGRMTNVELAERVGISAPPCLRRVRKLEEAGVIRGYRALLNASALGYDLVAFCMVGLKHQSDANLKAFAARTASWPLVREAWMVSGESDFLLQCVAENLAAFQDFVIEELTATDNVDTVRTMLTIRQVKDACQVEI, encoded by the coding sequence ATGGTCCTACGCGTCGACCTCGATGCAATCGACATGAAAATCCTGCGCGAGCTGCAGGGCAATGGCCGAATGACAAATGTGGAATTGGCCGAACGCGTGGGCATCTCGGCGCCGCCATGCCTGCGCCGCGTTCGCAAACTCGAGGAAGCCGGCGTCATCCGCGGCTACCGCGCGCTTCTGAATGCCTCCGCGCTCGGCTATGACCTCGTTGCCTTCTGCATGGTTGGGCTAAAGCACCAGTCGGACGCCAATCTCAAGGCATTTGCCGCCCGCACCGCCTCATGGCCGCTCGTTCGCGAGGCCTGGATGGTCTCGGGTGAATCGGACTTTCTGCTTCAGTGCGTGGCCGAGAACCTTGCGGCCTTTCAGGATTTCGTTATTGAAGAGCTCACTGCGACCGACAATGTCGATACAGTACGGACGATGCTGACGATCCGCCAAGTGAAGGACGCCTGCCAGGTGGAGATCTAG
- a CDS encoding glycosyltransferase family 2 protein has protein sequence MTPKLPLSAFIICLNEEAYLGNCIESLSQCAEIVIVDSGSTDGTAALVQSYIDKGWPIRFMYEPWRGYAGQKQFALEQCGQPWCFNIDADERLDEALKALLPSLLNAPADIVGWRVARRPYLIGYGYTPENVRERRNLRLIRNGCGRYDLDQKVHEGIIPDGKAGAARTGSLLHYRPLIIDEQILKENKYSTLKADQQFAEGRALRPHKMLFGPPLYFYRLYFRNGLWRCGFPGFIEAMTGAVYAFLTAAKVYQRHALKNRPNVDDALSR, from the coding sequence ATGACGCCAAAGCTCCCGCTCTCCGCCTTCATCATCTGCCTGAACGAGGAGGCCTATCTCGGCAATTGCATCGAGAGCCTCTCGCAATGCGCCGAAATCGTCATCGTCGATTCCGGCTCGACCGACGGCACGGCGGCGCTGGTGCAATCCTATATCGACAAGGGCTGGCCCATCCGGTTCATGTACGAACCGTGGCGGGGCTATGCCGGGCAGAAGCAATTCGCCCTGGAGCAGTGCGGTCAGCCCTGGTGTTTCAACATCGATGCAGACGAGCGGTTAGACGAGGCGCTGAAGGCTCTGCTGCCTTCGCTTCTGAACGCTCCGGCAGATATCGTCGGCTGGCGGGTGGCGCGTCGCCCCTATCTGATCGGCTACGGCTATACGCCCGAAAACGTGCGTGAGCGGCGCAATCTTCGTCTCATCCGCAACGGTTGCGGCCGCTACGACCTTGACCAGAAGGTGCACGAAGGAATTATTCCGGACGGCAAGGCGGGCGCGGCCCGAACCGGCAGCCTGCTGCATTACAGGCCGCTGATCATCGACGAGCAGATCCTCAAGGAAAACAAGTATTCGACGCTGAAAGCGGATCAGCAGTTCGCGGAGGGCAGGGCGCTGCGGCCGCACAAGATGCTGTTTGGCCCGCCGCTCTATTTCTACCGGCTTTATTTCCGCAACGGGCTGTGGCGCTGCGGCTTTCCAGGCTTCATCGAAGCGATGACCGGGGCGGTCTATGCGTTCCTGACCGCGGCTAAGGTCTATCAACGGCATGCGCTGAAAAACCGGCCGAATGTCGACGATGCGCTTTCCCGCTAG
- a CDS encoding glycosyltransferase: MKVMHIHFGKEGGAERFFVNLVNALHDRGVEQRVLIRPGRSWRGEIEGSARIYEGVFRRVSLSRFFLGWRMSRILREFRPDVIMAWQLRASRFMPPYKDAFRISRLGDYPEHLGYYTNVETLVCITPDIAAKVREFGWRRGVEVIANFTRATPVAPIARAEMRTPAEAFVVVGMGRFVKRKGFDGLLRAIQKVEGTYLWLLGDGPEREELERLTDNLGIRDRVRFPGWQTNAYGYLAAGDAFAINSSHEPLGNVCFEGWGAGKPTVAARAEGPSWVMTDERDALMVDCGDDEGLASAIRRLRDDPGLREKLSAGGRETLQTRFSEKAITDAYLELFAKGAAQR; encoded by the coding sequence ATGAAAGTCATGCATATTCATTTCGGCAAGGAAGGCGGTGCAGAGCGGTTCTTCGTGAATCTGGTCAACGCCTTGCACGACAGGGGCGTCGAGCAGCGTGTGCTGATCCGCCCCGGGCGCAGCTGGCGCGGCGAAATCGAGGGTAGCGCACGGATTTACGAGGGTGTCTTTCGACGGGTCTCGTTGTCGCGATTCTTCTTGGGCTGGCGGATGTCGCGCATCCTCCGGGAGTTCCGGCCCGATGTCATCATGGCCTGGCAACTGCGCGCCAGCCGCTTCATGCCTCCTTACAAGGATGCCTTCCGCATTTCTCGTCTCGGTGACTATCCGGAGCACCTTGGCTACTACACCAATGTTGAGACGTTGGTGTGCATCACGCCGGACATCGCCGCCAAGGTGCGCGAATTCGGCTGGCGCCGCGGCGTCGAGGTAATCGCGAACTTCACGCGTGCCACGCCCGTCGCGCCGATCGCGCGCGCTGAGATGAGAACGCCCGCCGAAGCCTTCGTGGTCGTCGGCATGGGGCGTTTCGTCAAGCGCAAGGGGTTCGACGGGCTGCTTCGCGCCATCCAGAAGGTCGAGGGTACCTATCTTTGGCTGCTCGGCGACGGACCCGAGCGGGAGGAGTTGGAGCGGTTGACCGACAATCTCGGCATACGAGATCGTGTCCGCTTTCCCGGGTGGCAGACCAATGCCTATGGTTACCTCGCCGCTGGCGACGCCTTCGCGATCAACTCGTCGCATGAGCCTCTTGGCAATGTGTGCTTCGAAGGCTGGGGTGCCGGCAAGCCGACCGTTGCGGCGCGAGCCGAAGGGCCTTCCTGGGTGATGACCGATGAGCGCGATGCCCTGATGGTGGACTGTGGCGACGACGAGGGCCTTGCAAGCGCGATCCGCAGGCTGCGCGACGATCCGGGATTGCGGGAAAAGCTGAGCGCCGGCGGTCGGGAAACGCTGCAGACGCGCTTTTCCGAGAAGGCCATTACCGACGCCTATCTCGAACTCTTCGCAAAGGGTGCTGCGCAGCGATGA
- a CDS encoding glycosyltransferase — protein sequence MKVMHFHFGKDGGAERFFVHLVNALAERGVEQTSVIRPDRQWRSEIEGATRITESNFRNLSLDRLLLPRKVMHMARRDRPNALMAWAPRASQLMPAYRGCIKISRLGDYPPRLDYFRNTDCIVCNTPGIAEHVRKLGWKRDIEVISNFTSTERVEPISRTTLDTPEDAPVVMSMGRFVERKGFHTLIEAVAKVPGVYLWLLGDGEERENLEKLATDLGAANRVRFAGWQKDTRPFLAAADIFVMASSHEPLGNVILEAWAQGTPVVSSRSEGPQWFMRDNENGLMVDIGDTDGFARAIERIANDRTLGAALAERGHETLVGQFSKQAITDAYLRLFASKR from the coding sequence ATGAAAGTCATGCACTTCCACTTCGGCAAGGATGGCGGCGCCGAGCGCTTTTTCGTCCATCTCGTCAATGCCCTTGCCGAACGCGGTGTCGAGCAGACCTCGGTCATCCGGCCCGACCGACAGTGGCGCTCCGAAATCGAAGGTGCGACCAGGATAACGGAAAGTAATTTCCGGAACCTGTCGCTCGATCGTCTGCTCCTGCCGCGCAAGGTGATGCATATGGCGCGGCGCGATAGGCCGAACGCGCTGATGGCCTGGGCACCGCGCGCCAGCCAACTGATGCCGGCCTACAGAGGGTGCATCAAGATTTCCCGGCTCGGCGACTATCCGCCACGCCTCGACTATTTTCGCAACACGGATTGCATCGTCTGCAATACGCCCGGGATCGCCGAACACGTCCGCAAGCTTGGCTGGAAGCGGGACATCGAGGTCATTTCCAACTTCACCAGCACCGAGCGTGTTGAACCGATCAGCCGAACGACGCTCGACACGCCGGAGGACGCACCCGTCGTCATGTCGATGGGCCGGTTCGTGGAACGGAAGGGTTTCCACACGCTGATCGAGGCGGTCGCCAAAGTGCCCGGCGTTTACCTCTGGCTGCTGGGCGATGGTGAGGAGCGCGAGAACCTCGAAAAGCTCGCAACCGATTTGGGTGCCGCGAACCGGGTCCGCTTCGCCGGTTGGCAGAAGGACACAAGACCGTTCCTAGCGGCGGCCGACATCTTCGTCATGGCTTCGAGCCACGAACCGCTTGGCAATGTCATCCTGGAAGCGTGGGCGCAGGGAACGCCCGTCGTCTCAAGTCGCTCCGAAGGCCCGCAATGGTTCATGCGCGATAACGAAAACGGTCTGATGGTCGACATCGGCGATACCGATGGCTTCGCGCGCGCGATCGAGCGCATCGCCAACGACCGCACCTTGGGAGCCGCACTCGCCGAACGGGGACACGAGACGCTGGTCGGCCAGTTCTCCAAGCAGGCGATCACCGATGCCTATCTGAGGCTGTTCGCCTCGAAGCGGTAA
- a CDS encoding glycosyltransferase family 4 protein — MADIRDIEIIAPNFKRRLSGVTSTIIQLIPVQRNLGQKIAVLGSGLPKSLPSVRFRDLIHLWQKPAGRRCRVWHARRNVEMLPAILLRDLLRMKIRIVFTSASQRRHTGWSKFLISRMDAVIATSAKTAAYLEVPSTVILHGIDTHRFRPPVDKATAKRALDLDPSRKYAGCFGRVRHQKGTDLFVDSMIALLPSRPEWGAIVAGRATGPHLAFEAELKDRVAKAGLADRILFVGEHTNIPDWYRALDLFVAPQRWEGFGLTPLEAMASGVPVVASDVGAFSELIAEGPHETGLIIPAGNLEAMVDGAAAFMDDLPRLAAAAANGLSRASRNFAIDGEAQAIGAIYDRLMR; from the coding sequence GTGGCCGATATCCGGGACATCGAGATCATTGCGCCCAATTTCAAGCGCCGTCTCTCCGGTGTCACTTCGACGATCATCCAGCTCATTCCCGTTCAGCGCAACCTTGGACAGAAGATCGCGGTGCTCGGGTCCGGGCTTCCCAAGAGTCTGCCGTCCGTCCGGTTTCGCGATCTGATCCACCTCTGGCAGAAGCCGGCAGGCCGCCGCTGTCGCGTCTGGCATGCGCGCCGCAATGTCGAAATGCTGCCGGCTATTCTCCTGCGCGATCTGCTGCGGATGAAGATCCGGATCGTCTTCACCTCCGCCTCGCAGCGGCGGCATACCGGGTGGAGCAAGTTCCTGATCAGCCGGATGGACGCGGTGATCGCCACCAGCGCGAAGACCGCCGCCTATCTGGAGGTTCCGAGCACCGTGATCCTGCATGGGATCGATACGCATCGGTTCCGGCCGCCTGTCGACAAGGCGACGGCGAAACGGGCGCTCGATCTCGATCCGTCCAGGAAATATGCCGGTTGTTTCGGCCGTGTTCGACATCAGAAGGGGACCGACCTCTTTGTCGACAGCATGATTGCCCTTTTGCCCAGCCGACCCGAATGGGGCGCGATCGTCGCCGGACGCGCCACCGGCCCTCACCTCGCCTTCGAGGCTGAATTGAAGGACCGCGTCGCCAAGGCGGGACTCGCCGACCGCATATTGTTCGTCGGCGAACACACGAATATTCCCGATTGGTACCGCGCCCTCGATCTGTTCGTCGCACCGCAGCGCTGGGAGGGTTTTGGCCTGACACCGCTCGAGGCAATGGCGAGCGGCGTGCCGGTCGTGGCAAGCGACGTCGGGGCTTTCTCCGAATTGATTGCGGAGGGGCCGCACGAAACAGGGCTTATCATTCCGGCGGGGAATCTTGAGGCGATGGTCGATGGTGCGGCCGCATTCATGGATGACCTGCCGCGGCTTGCCGCTGCCGCTGCCAACGGTCTGTCGCGCGCGTCGAGGAATTTCGCCATCGACGGCGAAGCTCAGGCAATCGGCGCGATCTACGACAGGCTGATGCGCTGA
- the greA gene encoding transcription elongation factor GreA → MVDKVPMTQGGFANLQEELRWRQQEERPRIIEAIAEARAHGDLSENAEYHAAKEAQSHNEGRVSELEDLIARAEVIDLSKMSGSKIKFGARVKLVDEDTEEEKTYQIVGDQEADVKAGRISISSPIARALIGKEVGDSIEVNAPGGSKAYEILAVQWG, encoded by the coding sequence ATGGTCGACAAGGTTCCGATGACCCAGGGTGGATTCGCCAATCTGCAGGAGGAGCTGCGCTGGCGCCAACAGGAAGAACGCCCGCGAATCATCGAGGCGATCGCCGAAGCACGTGCCCATGGGGACCTGTCGGAAAATGCCGAATACCATGCCGCCAAGGAGGCGCAGAGCCACAACGAGGGCCGTGTTTCCGAGCTCGAGGATCTGATCGCCCGGGCGGAGGTCATCGATCTTTCGAAGATGTCCGGCTCGAAGATCAAGTTCGGCGCCAGGGTCAAACTCGTCGACGAGGACACCGAGGAGGAAAAGACCTACCAGATCGTTGGCGACCAGGAAGCCGACGTCAAGGCCGGCCGAATCTCGATCTCCTCGCCGATCGCCCGCGCGCTGATCGGCAAGGAGGTTGGCGACTCGATCGAGGTGAATGCACCGGGCGGCTCCAAGGCCTACGAAATCCTCGCCGTTCAGTGGGGCTGA